CATCACATCAGTGGTGGCTTCAATTATAGCCATGGTCACATCGTCTTTACACATGTTGAAGGTTGACTGGGCAATGTGGTGAGATATGTCACCTACACAGTATGCAGGAACAGTTAGTATGTTACCGTAGTGCACCCCATCATCCATGGCTGCTTTTACCGTGCTTTCCATCTTATCACGGTACTCTGACATGTATTTTCGAACATCAAAGGAAGTGTGACCAGCACCATCCATAAGATCAGCCTGGGCTGCCACTGGTTCCTGATAGATGTGTTTGATTTCGGCTATCTCTTTCTCTACTGCCTGGGCCACAGTGGTGCCTGATTCTATTTCATTGGCGAATACTTCACCAATACCATAGGAAGTGTTCATTCCCCATGATTTAGCAGCCAGTATAGCCTGTTGATGTTGTAGTGGTATGTCCACAGTTTTTACTATCCGGTTTATGGTGTTACTGGTACTGCCGGGCATCAGTGCAAAATCAACGACACAGGTAGGTCCATAAAATCCACCGTACCTTCTAACTACTTCTTTGCCTATCAAGGCTTCTGCTTTGCCAATAGCGTCAATGAATTTATTCAGGCTTTCCTCAAAGGCAGGGTCTTCATCACGAAGTATTTCCAGTACCACTGGTGTCTGGTAGTGTTCTACAAAGGGATCATCTTCAGGCCTTATAGTGTCAGTCAGACTATCTAGAGCATGGTAATGGGTCTTCACTGAATTTTTATGAAGGTTGATTACTGATTCTGCTTGTTCAGCTGTGGCTTCCATTTGCTGCACCACATCCAGATAGGCTTTAGTATCTTTAATGTGGAACTTGGTTCCTCTTTTTTCTTTAACGGTCTTTACATCGGCTTTTTGAGCCATCATTGCTTCTTTAACCATTTTTTCATAAAGTTCAACCATTAAATCACCCTCTTTTAACTAAAAAAAATATATAATGCAATTTAATTTATTGGTCTCCCCACTATTTATTAATTTCCAAAATTTAAGGAGAAGCAATACTTATAAACTGTTTTTTCACTTAGGGATGTAAATATTCATTTAATTTTTAAAAAGATAGCTGTCAAAAAAGGGATTAATATTCATAATTTTCTTTAAAATAGTGTATCACCCCTGAATTTTCTTTTATGACTACTATTTAAGTGGTGAAGTATTCCCATTTACCCCTCAGCTACCGAAAGACTAGTGGTAAGGACACCCCCAGTACACCCACCCACTTCAGAAATATTTATATAAATGTTCAACAATAAGTTGTATCACAGCCTAATTTTTAAACATTGTATAAAAGTAAAAGGGTCATGAAAATTTTGTTCATATCCTTATTTAAATCGGAAACTTATTTCCGGTAACTTTATATCCTAGGTTTGGCAACATATAATTCGCTTATCAATAAAATAAATAAAATAAATAA
This Methanobacterium formicicum DNA region includes the following protein-coding sequences:
- a CDS encoding DUF2193 domain-containing protein encodes the protein MVELYEKMVKEAMMAQKADVKTVKEKRGTKFHIKDTKAYLDVVQQMEATAEQAESVINLHKNSVKTHYHALDSLTDTIRPEDDPFVEHYQTPVVLEILRDEDPAFEESLNKFIDAIGKAEALIGKEVVRRYGGFYGPTCVVDFALMPGSTSNTINRIVKTVDIPLQHQQAILAAKSWGMNTSYGIGEVFANEIESGTTVAQAVEKEIAEIKHIYQEPVAAQADLMDGAGHTSFDVRKYMSEYRDKMESTVKAAMDDGVHYGNILTVPAYCVGDISHHIAQSTFNMCKDDVTMAIIEATTDVMDSTLNKALPNFKSEYEVLSLATGSSACAVEYILELDGFNAPAVVDLLTQRFHNYVQLNPTRGAAAELHNSDFMDMIYRGWGHIDQARKLLNGSSGKLVPKLAGFEVDLEPIHQNEVIMNPQRYTYPACAITVRFSSLMRLADYPCLLTSEPVTATLMTNIIALHKESPASPARTCKNCAAATLVDFRHNHCQWREAV